From Leptospira congkakensis, one genomic window encodes:
- a CDS encoding efflux RND transporter periplasmic adaptor subunit, protein MKSKFFSDFKVLIRKLLVLVILYILLSLSYTFISTEGIRNRFPLFVKLFYHPEKLGYTNEVFATSPPKQGFVFSSPRVIEVNKIIEFPAVVEATKEIQLHNKQNGRVRKIYVEEGSFVKEGQILLEIDDELLRLEGEKLRLSLEIAGSQVAIALEKWKHAEKQVEVKLREVDKKTELIGFAEKEWVLSRNITEKKTVLWKQGFVSLSEIEKLKQEESAKETQYKNLLRDRDNLLSGIDLDFAQEEISFDEKLKIWREKNTSLEKSEYELSVSHQKIIKNQIKTNAELLSETKLRAPKPGRILKIQIKEGELSNQTPVMTLMEKGELSVGFQIAESDLYNFSAGKSVLFHLSDDTLPPISGKVDRVGGFLDPRSHSIGIKVRLDVNINKNRVLPGMFGLVEVILPETTEKILISKFSLRGDESSGFYVNVKQGEGVGKKFIQFKPYLLNELEVLSGLSSEDQVESSLSL, encoded by the coding sequence ATGAAATCAAAATTCTTTTCTGACTTCAAGGTTTTGATTCGTAAGTTACTTGTTTTAGTTATCTTGTACATTCTTCTATCTCTCTCTTATACATTTATTTCTACAGAGGGGATACGGAATCGTTTTCCTTTGTTTGTAAAATTGTTTTATCATCCAGAAAAATTGGGTTATACAAATGAAGTTTTTGCTACTTCTCCACCGAAACAAGGTTTTGTGTTTTCATCGCCTCGTGTCATCGAGGTAAACAAGATAATCGAGTTTCCAGCTGTTGTGGAGGCGACAAAGGAAATTCAATTACATAATAAACAAAATGGGCGAGTTAGGAAAATATATGTAGAAGAAGGAAGTTTTGTTAAAGAAGGACAAATACTTTTAGAAATCGATGATGAACTTTTGCGATTAGAAGGGGAGAAGTTGCGTCTTTCTCTCGAAATAGCAGGATCACAAGTGGCCATTGCATTAGAAAAATGGAAACATGCTGAAAAGCAGGTGGAAGTCAAATTACGAGAAGTTGATAAAAAAACTGAGTTGATTGGTTTTGCTGAAAAAGAATGGGTTTTATCTCGGAACATAACTGAGAAAAAAACAGTTCTTTGGAAACAAGGTTTTGTTTCTCTCTCCGAAATTGAAAAGTTAAAACAAGAGGAAAGTGCCAAAGAAACTCAGTATAAAAACTTATTACGTGACCGAGACAATCTTTTGAGTGGAATCGATTTGGACTTTGCGCAAGAAGAGATAAGTTTTGATGAAAAATTAAAAATTTGGAGAGAAAAAAATACCTCTTTAGAAAAATCCGAATACGAACTCAGTGTTTCCCACCAGAAAATAATCAAAAATCAAATCAAAACCAATGCTGAGTTATTGTCGGAAACTAAATTACGAGCTCCTAAACCTGGGAGAATTTTGAAAATTCAAATCAAAGAAGGAGAATTGTCAAACCAAACTCCCGTAATGACTCTTATGGAAAAAGGTGAGTTATCAGTTGGTTTTCAAATTGCAGAATCTGATCTTTATAATTTTTCTGCTGGGAAATCTGTATTGTTTCATCTTTCTGATGATACTTTACCACCTATCAGTGGTAAAGTGGATCGTGTCGGAGGATTTTTGGATCCAAGGTCACACAGTATTGGGATTAAAGTCCGATTGGATGTAAATATAAATAAAAATAGGGTTTTACCTGGGATGTTTGGGTTAGTGGAAGTAATACTTCCCGAGACAACGGAAAAAATTTTGATCTCAAAGTTTTCGCTACGAGGAGACGAATCCAGTGGATTTTATGTTAACGTAAAACAAGGTGAAGGAGTCGGAAAAAAATTCATCCAATTCAAACCTTATCTTTTAAATGAATTGGAAGTATTATCTGGTCTCTCTTCTGAAGATCAAGTTGAATCCAGTTTGTCTTTATGA